gtacagatagatttttgaacCGAATTCAGATATTTgggaaaatgacctggcaacgctgatttCAATTCTAATTTCATTGAATTAGGTACACTAGGGTAGGTTCGACAATCGTGAAGATCAATAAAATCACATCCGGCGAAGCTCTTAACGTGTTAGCCCGTTTGTTTACgtggtttttatttttcatcttGTGATTCGGTGGTGCgacgcagtgcggtaaaatttcattttcaatcgaataatataagatgaaaatgaaatttatggccactgagcgtcagcatatccctactaattcatttgactcttgctaccattttcaagtgaagctcccagaattaatcgtcagttgaataatcgtacctagtcatttgaagttttgcttgttgtgtttcaagtgccaagtagtatagctgcttcattgtcttcgctcttggtagtaagctgattcgaacgaatagaattataaatggaggtattaaaaatgaaaactgaaggaggaaacaattaatttatgtgtattctgtgattgatatttcagctatctgattagtctttcatctattatcttgaaccaattcgaatgtttacatgaacctcatttgaaggccgctctcacactattgaaagagatattttgttacttcaagagatccactgacggtaattaaactgagccttaattgaagagaaacgagtgatgaactgaatgctgctcgttcgggccgtcagcaaacattgtgtgtgtcagagagtgaaatttactgcattagagagatcgtcaatgtgtttcacattcagtttcaattgaattggatgaagttttacagcactggtgcGACGTCGCGAGATATCATCGGTAGTCAAAACCAGTAGAGTTCATGAGACTATAAACTAAACCGATAGATGTCTGGTCTTTGAGACCTTTCCGAACAAAGATAGAAGAAAGTCAGTAAAGCACACGAACATGTTTGAAAGTTATATCGATTTGCGACCATTCATCAACTAAGAAGAATCTAAAGCGGAACACGaaagaaaattaaatatttttttcatcatcaaTTATAAATTGGAAAATGTATTTCTGATATTTTTAAAGAGACATAACCAATTCCTTCATTAGTATTATGTAAGTAAACGTCCCTGTGCTATTTCGTAAATCATTTTTTGTCGGAAATACGGCATATGCTGTTGGCTGAAACCAATTTCACGATCTCTAGACTCGTGTTCTGCGAACATACAACTGAACACACCGCAATCGCTTCCGTTCATTTGCCGAGGACATTCTCGCATATGTTCCTTTGTGAAACCACTGGTGTTGAACGGTTTCTTTCGTTTATCCAATGATTCATCTTTGAGGTACTGTTCTAATGCATCTAATACCGGTTTGTTTGGAGTGCCCATCGAATCGTAATAGCGTATGGATTGATTCTTTAAATCAATTATTGCCATACACCAATGTACGCGACCAACATGCACCGGAACCGGAATGATGTCATACGTGAAGATATCCACTTTTCGGGTCCATCGTTTCAGTCCAGCATGACCGGATGCAAGAAGTTTCGGTATGAAAAATGTATTCATGGCGTACACACGCGGTAAGCCCTCATTAGCACGCGACTCGCTTCGTTCGATCAAAAGATTCATATAGAAGTTGATAACTTCATCGTTAAGCCAGTTGTCGCCAATGAGTGTAGCCAAATCATTACGGGTTATGCTGATATTGAATTTGCTAATGATTACCTGTAAATGTACCATTTTTCAATAAAGTAGCATTTAGCTTAGGAGATTTCGTCTTATAGATCGTACCTCTGAACTGGGGCCACCATACAAGGTTAGTTTAATTGCGCTCTGATGCTCATCAGTCAATTCAGGATAACTATCTTCTTCTTCCGGCTCTTCTTCATCCAGtacaatcgtatcgaatttaagCATAAAATCTCCCAACTTACGCTCAAACGTACCTTCATACTGCTGAGTGCTTTTCTTCAGCTCCTTCAAACTAAAATCAGGAGGAAAGTGTTTACTGTGATAATGTTGACCAATATCTTCTATTTCATTAAGAATGCTGCAGGACAAAAGTTCAATGCGTGAGTTATGAAGGTATGTTGCCATGTTGGACAGCAAAATTACGCAGCAACCGAAGAAGTGAAAAGGAAAAATAACTCAGAGTAGCAGCAATTTAGTGTTCAGTAAAATTTACGTTGTAAAATACTCACTTTTCACGTTCTTGTGCGATTAGGCTTTTCCTTTGATTAGAATTGTCATTATACTTTCGCTGAACGTTTTCTACGATGTCATCTCGAAACTTACTGTTAGTTTGAAGCTTCTCACGTAGGGTATTAACAGCATCGACAGTTGGTGTTTCAACTCTGCAAATGAAATCAGGAAAAAATAAACTAACTACAATTAAATTAATGTTTTACATTTTGCGCGCAGTATTTGTTATGACTTTAAAAGTTCTCCAAACGAATTCATTGATTGTGCTATAAATACAGagagaaaaaaacttaaaaattttgtgaaaataattCGTCATTGACATTGTTTCTGGGCAGTGTTCACTGTGATTGTAATATTTTacaataaacgaaaattatagaactagttacaatatttcaaatgaACAACTTTTACATCAAATAAAGTAGATTTTTCACTAATATCgttctattaaaaaaaatgataaacaaAACGTTATATATTGTTGATATGCTGTTGTAAAAATtattgcctaaaaatatatcaaattaacataaataaaaataaacaaaaatcgtTATATGCATCTTTGAGCTTGAGCAGTGTGCCTTTTTACTAGGAAAATCACGTGATTTTAACTTCCTAGTGAATATTTCACATGAAAATGTTCTGCTTAGTTGAAGACTAAACAAATTCACTTTTGTTAGACTGGTCTATAGAAAAATATTAGTTTGCTTTGAATAAATTTTCTAAGGCTTAAATTTTCTTCTCATGATATTAATCATATTAGCTTATTTAAAATGCAATAGAGTTAAATGAAAATATGAGATACTAGCTAAATAAAAATATGAGCAATGATCATATAGAAGGTATCATGACTTCAGTCAAATGGATCATGCATTAATTAATAGCTAAATGCCATTTTAAACCTTCAAGAGAAAAGTAGAGTGAACCTGATGGATAAAACTAAAACTCGTTTGTTGTGAATGTattaaaagtagttttgatgACTTTGAACAAATATTTAGTGAAAGTTAACTTACGTTTCTTCATTTGCTATATCGTACTGTGACGCATCAATAGTAGTGAATAGACTTGTGCGCTTCTTTTTTCCTTCCAAATCACATTCTTCCAGTGAGAGATCAATCACCGGGATTGAACGTATCATACTGGAAGACGGAATAATTCTCTGATGCTGAAGTAGACCATCTCCGTGACTTGTATTTAGTACTGTGGACGAAGATACATTGAAGTCATCAGCTATGAGTAGAGAATTTTTCCGTGTGCTGGTAGCAGCACTTTTATTCGGTTCTTCTGGTGAGTACAGATTCGGTAACAAACGCTTTAAAAGCGCACGGTAGTTGTTCATTTCGTCTAAATTATAGGTCTGAGCCACAATCGAGTTGTGTTTCGTCTGTTGATGCAGCGAAGGTTTATTTTTAAAGGAGAAGggttttttgaaaatctcctGCCGTTGGTTATCACTAGTATTTCCATTAACCATGTGAGTCCTAATAGGGAAAAGTGATGGTATTGGGGCGGTCAGAGGTTTGAGTTTGGCCAGTGGAGGAGGACGACGCATGTTTGCAACAATATTTGCGCCACCTTGGTAATTATTTTGCTGCCGATTAATCCAATCCAACTCATCTTCGTCATCCGAGAATTCAATGTCCGCAAATTCTAGACGTGTTTTACCTGTAGCCGCCCCAAAATACGCACTCTGTCGGCTACTTTTTTCTGATTCCGACattgttttgcgaatatattgcGTGTTCTTTATTCGATCCTTGATAGACTCCGATTTCGAATGGAAATctacaaaataaaaagaatcaGGTTGAAATATAAATTAATCAAAACTCGCAAAATGGTTGTTCCAGTACATACCATTACTAAGTGGGGTCGAAATAAGTATGGGTAACTCATCCGCTACGCGACGatattttgcaaaatttgtgGATCCTTCGGATGGCTCGTCACTGCTAGaggtaaaaaaatcaaaaggaaATTCTTAATTGAAGATATTTGCCGGTCAACTACAAACAAGGTGAATGCTTTTGATGGTATTAGTGCATCTTTAGACCCGTGAACAATGGACTTACCTTTTACGTTTACGACCTTGCAAATACTGCTTGATGCGGCAAACAAACGATGACATCGACATAACGGATACCCTACGATACTGCTGAAGTTattaaaagaaaattttgttcgaaGAATCCGCGATACAAAAACGCAGAGTATAACAGATTCTTAGGTGAAAGCAGAATACGACACATACAGACTCTATTGGAACACGCACTTTTCGTTCAGAGGTTCAGCTCACCcagtcgatttttgtttaatttgaaAGCGTTTTGTTTTGCTTGCACAATGTTCCACAACTTCTAGTTCCGTTTACGGAATTTATAACTGTTACCCATTATAAGGCATACACAATAGCTATGCGAATGATCTTTGCGAAAAAAATAACACTTTATGCAAAACTTTCCCCGAAATACACGCTCTATGACATGCAGCAGACGACGCGAAAATTTCCCACTTCATATTACATCTGACTGATGGTGATGGAGTCCCACAACACGATGTATTAGTAAAGGTGTTCACTATCACCGTttttaagagcaaattcagcagctgcaagattcatatgggtggtctataatgtaaatgaaactgaaacaaacgtatccccagcaatccgttttagttttattttttcgaccagttctactgtcaaatttaaaactggtatacattgccgttctattttttctatatttgaaacacagataaaacgctgctagggctgccagtttattttgttataatatctagatttaaattttaaaactgacataaattatgcatctagaactagaacactcctgaatatgccctaagattATTGGctatttttaaaaactttagtACACATctgagggcatgttcaggagtgttttagttctagatgcataatttatgtcagttttaaaatttaaatctagaaattataacaaaataaactggcacccccaacagcgttttatctgtgtttcaaatatagaaaaaatagaacggcaatgtataccagttttaaatgtgacagtagaactggtcgaataaataaaactaaaacggattgctggggatacgtttgtttcagtttcatttacattatagaccacccatatgaatcttgcagctgctgaatttgctctgaagGAGATGGTTAATCTTTATAGCAAAATATGAGatacaaaaataattaaaaaagcgGTATTCAGTACTTCTTGAAGATGTCATAACTAATTTGTTCCGATGAAACTGTGCCGGCTTCGATTCCACCACAATTTTATGGGCGATctgaccaaatacaaattataatacggaatggcGAGATGGatcaaccaaatacaaataataataataataataataatttgtatttggatcAACTATGGTCTTAGCCAGTCAAGCGacaacacaaacaaaaaaaaaacggaatacttcgaccaattttcaaggacacatttcgacgtcaacatttcaaaagggcctaaaaacaattgacagattctctttgtttactttctctttcgactatatctgcgttattatacaaacgttcgttacatattacgtcccgggttgacggttcaacgcataggacgctggtcttacaagccagttgtcgtatgttcgagccccgatctggaaggattcttagtgtcagcaggatccatagtactagccatgcaatgattctgtacactaagaatcggctgcgaagtttgttgaaatacaAAGGCCatattccaccaaaggaatgtaatgccaagactttgctttctttcgttacatatttggtactgttagaaacatggggatattgtctttcattctacatgaatactttgtaggtacacgtgaaaattaagaagATATTcaagaaagagaaagtaaacaaagagaaactctcattggtttatatgCCCTTATGCAATGTTGACAtcgattttgcatcgtgcggtacactatcatgatacactgtcagagtgacaatgtactttaacgagttttctataaaactagcaacactgaagggtaagaacaagttcaccatagttactgtttattatagtgctaagacaagacctgacaactggggggctgcttttgttccaaaatggaccagtttctgattggctgagtttgatgttgctacccgtaCATTGTgcaaagaaaaaattttgcagggtacgcgagcaatgatgataagtataaagaaaatcagaaaacaaaataattaaaatgcataattttagctcaccaatgaaaatgaaaattctcaGAGAATGTTgcacttttttcaatctcatttgtaataaatgtataTAGTGACagtactgtgtaattaaaatcagcatcaagccgtttttctttttagtgaatataagtgcaaccaaaaaagatttattgAATTCGAAAGCTtgctcgaaagtgtgtttagttttacgagaagaatgaactgttgtgttccacactgtggtcgcactaagcatttctatctaaacttgacttttttcggtttccaaaagatccggtaatacgtcaacaatggattcgattttgcgttcaacatgagatttttcgtgttttgtcataaaagatctttttttttaagcgttaacatataataaaaaaaattttcatgtttatttcaaatcaaaaatcgagtctaaaaatctaaattaaataaaaattttgtcgtgaatacgacttactttactatggggtgccttttcaaaatttaccctctgagagagtgataagtttttgatcgtgaatatctcttgttgtatctaacgaatcaacataatttttgctacatgccatcggaaatatgatcacaattttatgataaaattttcagctgtgtgacataatctcaaatagttcaaaattaaacttttctgaaatgtttggtataaacgagtatcaaagaggataattcatatggcgcgtttgcctttctcgtattttgaaagctcatagctcagtgatctgtggaaggatttatataatctaactaccaatagaatcgaaatttttcaacttaaacgtgtatagcaagagcattgaagtatttcaatagtacactattgaaaaacctatctcatttgacccatgtcaacaccagccaatcagaacgcgttctgaggaagagaagaaaatagctgctgctgtacaacaaatcgttcaagaaaaatgtttccaaaagtggtgaatatcgtagtgagttcctcaatttggtccttctgaatgctagaaacgaatccctacagcatattgatagtctctttcaataaattatgcaaatccgaaatgaaataatcgacattgaaattctatatgcggctatttttatagccgttaggaccgcccattagtgaaaaagctacaaacgaaatcacataaaaggaaatctcttaacaaaaattgaatcagtttggattctatcgccactgcgagcagatgtgttttgtgtcgtctgcacagctagtttcgctttcgacaagagcgattacgtcacagctgccagtcatttcgatggatgaaaaagcaacgttggagagcattataaaaaatcagccgttctaatggctctaaaatttttctaaagaactattaggatttgtttttcgcaaatcgcaggtaattatcctcagtttagtgcaaatcaagaacaatttggttagatttgtgcacttttcgctgtgtgaaattcacagtaatcgagatcaagtgaagcctttttttgcgaaaaatgttccgagtttaatatcgtagagaattacgcaatttgacccatctgaatgttggaaatgaatccctacagcatattgatagtttttttgtcgtgaatacgacttactttactatggggtgccttttcaaaatttaccctctgagagagtgataagtttttgatcgtgaatatctcttgttgtatctaacgaatcaacataatttttgctacatgccatcggaaatatgatcacaattttatgataaaattttcagttgtgtgacataatctcaaatagttcaaaattaaacttttctgaaatgtttggtataaacgagtatcaaaggggataattcatatggcgcgtttgcctttctcgtattttgaaagctcatagctcagtgatctgtggaaggatttatataatctaactaccaatagaatcgaaatttttcaacttaaacgtgtatagcaagagcattgaagtatttcaatagtacactattgaaaaacctatctcatttgacccatgtcaacaccagccaatcagaacgcgttctgaggaagagaagaaaatagctgctgctgtacaacaaatcgttcaagaaaaatgtttccaaaagtggtgaatatcgtagtgagttcctcaatttggtccttctgaatgctagaaacgaatccctacagcatattgatagtctctttcaataaattatgcaaatccgaaatgaaataatcgacattgaaattctatatgcggctatttttatagccgttaggaccgcccattagtgaaaaagctacaaacgaaatcacataaaaggaaatctcttaacaaaaattgaatcagtttggattctatcgccactgcgagcagatgtgttttgtgtcgtctgcacagctagtttcgctttcgacaagagcgattacgtcacagctgccagtcatttcgatggatgaaaaagcaacgttggagagcattataaaaaatcagccgttctaatggctctaaaatttttctaaagaactattaggatttttttttcgcaaatcgcaggtaattatcctcagtttagtgcaaatcaagaacaatttggttagatttgtgcacttttcgctgtgtgaaattcacagtaatcgagatcaagtgaagcctttttttgcgaaaaatgttccgagtttaatatcgtagagaattacgcaatttgacccttctgaatgttggaaatgaatccctacagcatattgatagttttttttcaataaattatgcaaatccgaaatgaaataatcgacattgaaattctatatgcggctatttttatagccgttaggaccgcccattagtgaaaaagctacaaacgaaatcacacaaaaggaaatctcttaacaaaaattgaatcagtttggattctatcgccactgcgagcagatgtgttttgtgtcgtctgcacagctagtttcgctttcgacaagagcgattacgtcacagctgccagtcatttcgatggatgaaaaagcaacgttggagagcattataaaaaatcagccgttctaatggctctaaaatttttctaaagaactattaggatttgtttttcgcaaatcgcaggtaattatcctcagtttagtgcaaatcaagaacaatttggttagatttgtgcacttttcgctgtgtgaaattcacagtaatcgagatcaagtgaagcctttttttgcgaaaaatgttccgagtttaatatcgtagagaattacgcaatttgacccttctgaatgttggaaatgaatccctacagcatattgatagttttttgtcgtgaatacgacttactttactatggggtgccttttcaaaatttaccctctgagagagtgataagtttttgatcgtgaatatctcttgttgtatctaacgaatcaacataatttttgctacatgccatcggaaatatgatcacaattttatgataaaattttcagttgtgtgacataatctcaaatagttcaaaattaaacttttctgaaatgtttggtataaacgagtatcaaagaggataattcatatggcgcgtttgcctttctcgtattttgaaagctcatagctcagtgatctgtggaaggatttatataatctaactaccaatagaatcgaaatttttcaacttaaacgtgtatagcaagagcattgaagtatttcaatagtacactattgaaaaacctatctcatttgacccatgtcaacaccagccaatcagaacgcgttctgaggaagagaagaaaatagctgctgctgtacaacaaatcgttcaagaaaaatgtttccaaaagtggtgaatatcgtagtgagttcctcaatttggtccttctgaatgctagaaacgaatccctacagcatattgatagtctctttcaataaattatgcaaatccgaaatgaaataatcgacattgaaattctatatgcggctatttttatagccgttaggaccgcccattagtgaaaaagctacaaacgaaatcacataaaaggaaatctcttaacaaaaattgaatcagtttggattctatcgccactgcgagcagatgtgttttgtgtcgtctgcacagctagtttcgctttcgacaagagcgattacgtcacagctgccagtcatttcgatggatgaaaaagcaacgttggagagcattataaaaaggcgggtgggtaatgtcagagacataactggatgtcgtgaatacgaaaacaactgacatgttccttaacacttcct
This genomic window from Malaya genurostris strain Urasoe2022 chromosome 1, Malgen_1.1, whole genome shotgun sequence contains:
- the LOC131425218 gene encoding uncharacterized protein LOC131425218 isoform X2, which codes for MSMSSFVCRIKQYLQGRKRKSDEPSEGSTNFAKYRRVADELPILISTPLSNDFHSKSESIKDRIKNTQYIRKTMSESEKSSRQSAYFGAATGKTRLEFADIEFSDDEDELDWINRQQNNYQGGANIVANMRRPPPLAKLKPLTAPIPSLFPIRTHMVNGNTSDNQRQEIFKKPFSFKNKPSLHQQTKHNSIVAQTYNLDEMNNYRALLKRLLPNLYSPEEPNKSAATSTRKNSLLIADDFNVSSSTVLNTSHGDGLLQHQRIIPSSSMIRSIPVIDLSLEECDLEGKKKRTSLFTTIDASQYDIANEETTINEFVWRTFKVITNTARKIVETPTVDAVNTLREKLQTNSKFRDDIVENVQRKYNDNSNQRKSLIAQERENILNEIEDIGQHYHSKHFPPDFSLKELKKSTQQYEGTFERKLGDFMLKFDTIVLDEEEPEEEDSYPELTDEHQSAIKLTLYGGPSSEVIISKFNISITRNDLATLIGDNWLNDEVINFYMNLLIERSESRANEGLPRVYAMNTFFIPKLLASGHAGLKRWTRKVDIFTYDIIPVPVHVGRVHWCMAIIDLKNQSIRYYDSMGTPNKPVLDALEQYLKDESLDKRKKPFNTSGFTKEHMRECPRQMNGSDCGVFSCMFAEHESRDREIGFSQQHMPYFRQKMIYEIAQGRLLT
- the LOC131425218 gene encoding sentrin-specific protease-like isoform X7, with the translated sequence MSESEKSSRQSAYFGAATGKTRLEFADIEFSDDEDELDWINRQQNNYQGGANIVANMRRPPPLAKLKPLTAPIPSLFPIRTHMVNGNTSDNQRQEIFKKPFSFKNKPSLHQQTKHNSIVAQTYNLDEMNNYRALLKRLLPNLYSPEEPNKSAATSTRKNSLLIADDFNVSSSTVLNTSHGDGLLQHQRIIPSSSMIRSIPVIDLSLEECDLEGKKKRTSLFTTIDASQYDIANEETTINEFVWRTFKVITNTARKIVETPTVDAVNTLREKLQTNSKFRDDIVENVQRKYNDNSNQRKSLIAQERENILNEIEDIGQHYHSKHFPPDFSLKELKKSTQQYEGTFERKLGDFMLKFDTIVLDEEEPEEEDSYPELTDEHQSAIKLTLYGGPSSEVIISKFNISITRNDLATLIGDNWLNDEVINFYMNLLIERSESRANEGLPRVYAMNTFFIPKLLASGHAGLKRWTRKVDIFTYDIIPVPVHVGRVHWCMAIIDLKNQSIRYYDSMGTPNKPVLDALEQYLKDESLDKRKKPFNTSGFTKEHMRECPRQMNGSDCGVFSCMFAEHESRDREIGFSQQHMPYFRQKMIYEIAQGRLLT
- the LOC131425218 gene encoding sentrin-specific protease-like isoform X5, whose protein sequence is MSMSSFVCRIKQYLQGRKRKSSDEPSEGSTNFAKYRRVADELPILISTPLSNDFHSKSESIKDRIKNTQYIRKTMSESEKSSRQSAYFGAATGKTRLEFADIEFSDDEDELDWINRQQNNYQGGANIVANMRRPPPLAKLKPLTAPIPSLFPIRTHMVNGNTSDNQRQEIFKKPFSFKNKPSLHQQTKHNSIVAQTYNLDEMNNYRALLKRLLPNLYSPEEPNKSAATSTRKNSLLIADDFNVSSSTVLNTSHGDGLLQHQRIIPSSSMIRSIPVIDLSLEECDLEGKKKRTSLFTTIDASQYDIANEETTINEFVWRTFKVITNTARKIVETPTVDAVNTLREKLQTNSKFRDDIVENVQRKYNDNSNQRKSLIAQERENLKELKKSTQQYEGTFERKLGDFMLKFDTIVLDEEEPEEEDSYPELTDEHQSAIKLTLYGGPSSEVIISKFNISITRNDLATLIGDNWLNDEVINFYMNLLIERSESRANEGLPRVYAMNTFFIPKLLASGHAGLKRWTRKVDIFTYDIIPVPVHVGRVHWCMAIIDLKNQSIRYYDSMGTPNKPVLDALEQYLKDESLDKRKKPFNTSGFTKEHMRECPRQMNGSDCGVFSCMFAEHESRDREIGFSQQHMPYFRQKMIYEIAQGRLLT
- the LOC131425218 gene encoding uncharacterized protein LOC131425218 isoform X1 produces the protein MSMSSFVCRIKQYLQGRKRKSSDEPSEGSTNFAKYRRVADELPILISTPLSNDFHSKSESIKDRIKNTQYIRKTMSESEKSSRQSAYFGAATGKTRLEFADIEFSDDEDELDWINRQQNNYQGGANIVANMRRPPPLAKLKPLTAPIPSLFPIRTHMVNGNTSDNQRQEIFKKPFSFKNKPSLHQQTKHNSIVAQTYNLDEMNNYRALLKRLLPNLYSPEEPNKSAATSTRKNSLLIADDFNVSSSTVLNTSHGDGLLQHQRIIPSSSMIRSIPVIDLSLEECDLEGKKKRTSLFTTIDASQYDIANEETTINEFVWRTFKVITNTARKIVETPTVDAVNTLREKLQTNSKFRDDIVENVQRKYNDNSNQRKSLIAQERENILNEIEDIGQHYHSKHFPPDFSLKELKKSTQQYEGTFERKLGDFMLKFDTIVLDEEEPEEEDSYPELTDEHQSAIKLTLYGGPSSEVIISKFNISITRNDLATLIGDNWLNDEVINFYMNLLIERSESRANEGLPRVYAMNTFFIPKLLASGHAGLKRWTRKVDIFTYDIIPVPVHVGRVHWCMAIIDLKNQSIRYYDSMGTPNKPVLDALEQYLKDESLDKRKKPFNTSGFTKEHMRECPRQMNGSDCGVFSCMFAEHESRDREIGFSQQHMPYFRQKMIYEIAQGRLLT
- the LOC131425218 gene encoding sentrin-specific protease 1-like isoform X4; amino-acid sequence: MSMSSFVCRIKQYLQGRKRKSSDEPSEGSTNFAKYRRVADELPILISTPLSNDFHSKSESIKDRIKNTQYIRKTMSESEKSSRQSAYFGAATGKTRLEFADIEFSDDEDELDWINRQQNNYQGGANIVANMRRPPPLAKLKPLTAPIPSLFPIRTHMVNGNTSDNQRQEIFKKPFSFKNKPSLHQQTKHNSIVAQTYNLDEMNNYRALLKRLLPNLYSPEEPNKSAATSTRKNSLLIADDFNVSSSTVLNTSHGDGLLQHQRIIPSSSMIRSIPVIDLSLEECDLEGKKKRTSLFTTIDASQYDIANEETVETPTVDAVNTLREKLQTNSKFRDDIVENVQRKYNDNSNQRKSLIAQERENILNEIEDIGQHYHSKHFPPDFSLKELKKSTQQYEGTFERKLGDFMLKFDTIVLDEEEPEEEDSYPELTDEHQSAIKLTLYGGPSSEVIISKFNISITRNDLATLIGDNWLNDEVINFYMNLLIERSESRANEGLPRVYAMNTFFIPKLLASGHAGLKRWTRKVDIFTYDIIPVPVHVGRVHWCMAIIDLKNQSIRYYDSMGTPNKPVLDALEQYLKDESLDKRKKPFNTSGFTKEHMRECPRQMNGSDCGVFSCMFAEHESRDREIGFSQQHMPYFRQKMIYEIAQGRLLT
- the LOC131425218 gene encoding uncharacterized protein LOC131425218 isoform X3, giving the protein MSMSSFVCRIKQYLQGRKRKSSDEPSEGSTNFAKYRRVADELPILISTPLSNDFHSKSESIKDRIKNTQYIRKTMSESEKSSRQSAYFGAATGKTRLEFADIEFSDDEDELDWINRQQNNYQGGANIVANMRRPPPLAKLKPLTAPIPSLFPIRTHMVNGNTSDNQRQEIFKKPFSFKNKPSLHQQTKHNSIVAQTYNLDEMNNYRALLKRLLPNLYSPEEPNKSAATSTRKNSLLIADDFNVSSSTVLNTSHGDGLLQHQRIIPSSSMIRSIPVIDLSLEECDLEGKKKRTSLFTTIDASQYDIANEETLFFPDFICRVETPTVDAVNTLREKLQTNSKFRDDIVENVQRKYNDNSNQRKSLIAQERENILNEIEDIGQHYHSKHFPPDFSLKELKKSTQQYEGTFERKLGDFMLKFDTIVLDEEEPEEEDSYPELTDEHQSAIKLTLYGGPSSEVIISKFNISITRNDLATLIGDNWLNDEVINFYMNLLIERSESRANEGLPRVYAMNTFFIPKLLASGHAGLKRWTRKVDIFTYDIIPVPVHVGRVHWCMAIIDLKNQSIRYYDSMGTPNKPVLDALEQYLKDESLDKRKKPFNTSGFTKEHMRECPRQMNGSDCGVFSCMFAEHESRDREIGFSQQHMPYFRQKMIYEIAQGRLLT